The following proteins are co-located in the Gordonia polyisoprenivorans genome:
- a CDS encoding SLC13 family permease, producing MLYVHSPLGTAVAVLALIAVIGIAVSAQRLSPAIVAVPAAVLLTLLGVVSWSQVRDELGFIGPTIGFLAAMLVVAEVCARTGVFAWVGQLLADWSRGSPTHLLGLVFVAAALTTAVLSIDTTIVLLTPVAVATARRIGARVTPVGTATAHLANSASTLLPVSNLTNLLAFSATGLGFLSFAGLMAAPWVVAIVVEYVIFRIFFAGELRTTAPQTTRTPAEPPSGTPGSATRRPAPVVTLILLGLLLCGFIVAEPLGIPLAAIAGVGAAVMLIVPMRKAPVVTAVRALRAVNIPFLAFVAALGIIILPIRLGPIGEAITHLIPGGNSLWALLAVAALAAVAANVLNNLPATLLLLPMVAHDHGLALAMLLGANIGPNLAYFGSLANLLWRDVMRRHTIAPPTRRYVLLGTLTVPPTLVAAVVALWVGLQVM from the coding sequence GTGCTCTACGTCCACAGTCCACTGGGCACCGCCGTGGCCGTGCTCGCCCTGATCGCCGTCATCGGGATCGCGGTGTCCGCACAACGCCTTTCGCCGGCGATCGTCGCGGTTCCGGCCGCGGTGCTGTTGACCCTGCTCGGCGTCGTGTCGTGGTCACAGGTGCGCGACGAACTCGGGTTCATCGGGCCGACCATCGGTTTCCTCGCCGCCATGCTGGTCGTCGCCGAGGTGTGCGCACGCACCGGGGTCTTCGCCTGGGTGGGTCAGTTGCTCGCGGACTGGAGCCGCGGATCGCCCACGCACCTACTCGGCCTGGTGTTCGTCGCCGCGGCGCTCACCACGGCGGTGCTGTCGATCGACACCACGATCGTGCTGTTGACCCCGGTGGCAGTGGCCACCGCGCGGCGGATCGGCGCCCGGGTGACCCCGGTCGGCACGGCGACCGCACATCTGGCCAACAGTGCCTCGACGCTGTTGCCTGTCTCGAATCTGACCAATCTGCTGGCCTTTTCGGCGACCGGGCTCGGCTTTCTCTCCTTCGCCGGACTGATGGCGGCGCCATGGGTGGTCGCGATCGTCGTCGAATACGTCATCTTCCGGATCTTCTTCGCCGGTGAACTGCGGACCACCGCACCGCAGACCACCCGCACTCCGGCGGAGCCGCCCAGCGGCACACCGGGGAGCGCCACCCGGCGCCCGGCGCCGGTCGTCACCCTGATCCTGCTGGGTCTGCTGCTGTGCGGCTTCATCGTCGCCGAGCCGTTGGGAATTCCCTTGGCCGCGATCGCCGGCGTCGGGGCGGCGGTGATGCTCATCGTTCCGATGCGCAAGGCGCCCGTGGTCACCGCGGTTCGTGCGCTGCGCGCGGTGAACATCCCGTTCCTCGCGTTCGTCGCCGCGCTGGGCATCATCATCCTGCCCATCCGGCTCGGACCGATCGGCGAGGCGATCACCCATCTCATCCCGGGCGGCAACTCGCTGTGGGCACTCCTGGCGGTGGCTGCGCTGGCGGCAGTCGCGGCCAACGTGCTCAACAACCTCCCGGCGACGTTGCTCCTGCTGCCGATGGTCGCCCACGATCACGGCTTGGCACTGGCCATGCTGCTCGGCGCCAACATCGGCCCCAACCTCGCCTACTTCGGTTCGCTGGCAAACCTGTTGTGGCGCGACGTGATGCGCCGCCACACCATCGCGCCGCCGACGCGACGCTACGTGCTGCTGGGCACGCTCACCGTTCCGCCGACCCTCGTCGCCGCGGTCGTCGCGCTCTGGGTCGGCCTGCAGGTGATGTGA
- a CDS encoding AMP-binding protein: protein MTPDAHIPVSQTPVSQTPFKFNLADVFETVADSVPERIALSYEGRQISYAELDRLANRVAHLLRDNGIGTADHVSLFLKNSVEHVTSLLGLLKIRAVPVNVNYRYTNSELRYIFDNSDSRGIIVELPEHQRSVAALLPELPLVRTVFVVGDIIDELTTAAASLPDGRTVSIVPFADEAAASEARDFEARTGDELYLLYTGGTTGYPKGVMWRHDDFFRKPISGGNPYGDARKDLAEVGSAVKEFGSIAFNIAAPLMHGAASYSLFTFLTLGGRLVLMRDFDPAAIVAGIEDEKIQIILIVGDAMGMPLVEEMERRKDDVDLSSLFSVTSGGAIWSHHNRDRFAAIKPELILRDNFGASESGNDGEIMMDDNGNLRVPPTDKMMVVDERLNRIDPGSGDVGYIARIGNVPLGYYKDEEKSARTFPTLPDGRRISILGDMGTVEADGSIVFLGRGSQCINTGGEKVYAEEVEAVLHAHPAIGDALVVPVPDERYGQRVAAVARVADGEAEPTLAEIQEYCRESLAGYKVPRTIVFVDEVKRTPAGKADYRWAKNTAAASEQQIVTA, encoded by the coding sequence ATGACCCCAGACGCCCACATCCCCGTTTCGCAGACCCCCGTTTCGCAGACCCCGTTCAAGTTCAACCTGGCCGACGTGTTCGAGACCGTCGCGGACTCGGTGCCCGAGCGGATCGCCCTGAGTTACGAGGGCCGCCAGATCAGCTACGCCGAACTCGACAGACTCGCCAACCGGGTGGCACACCTGTTGCGCGACAACGGTATCGGTACGGCAGATCACGTCTCACTGTTCCTGAAGAACAGCGTCGAGCACGTCACCAGCCTGCTCGGGCTGCTGAAGATCCGCGCGGTCCCGGTGAACGTCAATTATCGGTACACCAACTCCGAGCTGCGCTACATCTTCGACAACTCCGACTCACGGGGCATCATCGTCGAACTCCCCGAGCATCAACGCAGCGTCGCCGCGCTGCTTCCCGAATTACCGCTGGTGCGCACGGTGTTCGTCGTCGGCGACATCATCGACGAATTGACCACGGCCGCAGCGTCGTTACCCGACGGGCGCACGGTTTCGATCGTGCCGTTCGCCGACGAGGCCGCGGCGTCGGAAGCGCGTGACTTCGAGGCCCGCACCGGCGACGAGCTGTACCTGCTCTACACCGGCGGCACCACCGGATACCCCAAGGGCGTGATGTGGCGTCACGACGACTTCTTCCGCAAGCCCATCTCCGGCGGCAACCCGTACGGCGACGCCCGCAAGGATCTCGCCGAGGTGGGCAGTGCGGTCAAGGAATTCGGCTCCATCGCCTTCAACATCGCGGCTCCGCTCATGCACGGCGCGGCGTCGTACTCGTTGTTCACCTTCCTCACCCTCGGTGGGCGGTTGGTGCTGATGCGCGACTTCGACCCGGCCGCGATCGTGGCGGGCATCGAGGACGAGAAGATCCAGATCATCCTCATCGTCGGTGACGCGATGGGTATGCCGCTCGTCGAGGAGATGGAACGCCGCAAGGACGACGTCGACCTGTCGTCGCTGTTCTCGGTGACCTCCGGCGGCGCGATCTGGTCGCACCACAATCGCGACCGGTTCGCGGCGATCAAACCCGAACTCATCCTGCGCGACAACTTCGGCGCGTCGGAGTCGGGCAACGACGGTGAGATCATGATGGACGACAACGGCAATCTGCGGGTGCCGCCGACCGACAAGATGATGGTCGTCGACGAGCGACTCAACCGGATCGACCCCGGCTCGGGGGACGTCGGCTACATTGCGCGCATCGGCAATGTGCCACTCGGGTACTACAAGGACGAGGAGAAGAGCGCCCGGACCTTCCCGACCCTGCCCGACGGCCGTCGCATCTCGATCCTCGGCGACATGGGCACCGTGGAGGCCGACGGGTCGATCGTCTTCCTCGGCCGGGGTTCGCAGTGCATCAACACCGGTGGGGAGAAGGTGTATGCCGAGGAGGTCGAGGCGGTGTTGCACGCCCATCCCGCGATCGGCGATGCGCTCGTGGTCCCGGTGCCCGACGAACGCTACGGTCAGCGGGTGGCCGCGGTCGCCCGCGTCGCCGACGGCGAGGCGGAGCCCACCCTCGCCGAGATCCAGGAGTACTGCCGCGAATCGCTGGCCGGATACAAGGTTCCGCGCACCATCGTGTTCGTCGACGAGGTCAAGCGCACCCCGGCGGGCAAGGCCGACTACCGCTGGGCCAAGAACACCGCGGCGGCCTCCGAACAGCAGATTGTGACAGCCTGA
- a CDS encoding lipid-transfer protein encodes MTGTLGGQAAIVGIGATEFSKDSGRSELRLAAEAVSAALADAGLTPADVDGLVTFTMDTNAEIAVARAVGIEEMTYFSRIHYGGGAACATVQQAAMAVATGVADVVVAYRAFNERSGLRFGQVNSAVANQENSSGTDNAFSYPHGLSTPAAFVAMVAQRYMHDYGATSADFGRIAVVDRKHAAVNPNAFFYGKPITLDDHQASRYIAEPLHLLDCCQESDGGVALVITSVERAKDLPHTPAVIAAAAAGSAADQFIMTSYYRDELAVLPEMGLVGRQLWEQSGLRPDDMDLAILYDHFTPYTLLQLEELGFCGRGEAKDFVAEPGALEVGGWLPLNTHGGQLGEAYIHGMNGIAEGVRQLRGTSVNQVDDATRVVVTAGTGVPTSGLVLTA; translated from the coding sequence GTGACGGGAACACTGGGCGGACAGGCCGCCATCGTCGGCATCGGTGCCACCGAGTTCTCCAAGGATTCCGGGCGCAGTGAGCTCCGGCTGGCCGCGGAGGCGGTAAGTGCGGCGCTCGCCGACGCCGGATTGACTCCGGCCGATGTCGACGGCCTGGTCACCTTCACCATGGACACCAATGCCGAGATCGCCGTCGCCCGCGCGGTCGGCATTGAGGAGATGACGTACTTCTCGCGCATCCATTACGGCGGCGGGGCGGCGTGTGCGACCGTGCAGCAGGCTGCGATGGCGGTCGCGACCGGTGTCGCCGACGTCGTCGTGGCCTACCGTGCCTTCAACGAGCGGTCGGGATTGCGCTTCGGGCAGGTGAACTCGGCAGTCGCCAATCAGGAGAACTCGTCGGGTACCGACAATGCGTTCTCCTACCCGCACGGCTTGTCGACCCCGGCGGCGTTCGTCGCGATGGTCGCGCAGCGTTACATGCACGACTACGGCGCCACCAGCGCAGACTTCGGTCGGATCGCCGTCGTCGACCGCAAACACGCAGCGGTGAACCCGAATGCGTTCTTCTACGGCAAGCCCATCACCCTCGACGACCACCAGGCCTCACGCTACATCGCCGAACCGTTGCATCTGCTGGACTGCTGCCAGGAGTCCGATGGTGGTGTGGCGCTGGTGATCACGTCGGTCGAACGTGCCAAGGACCTGCCGCACACGCCTGCGGTGATCGCAGCCGCTGCCGCCGGAAGTGCGGCCGACCAGTTCATCATGACCAGCTACTACCGCGACGAGTTGGCGGTGCTCCCCGAGATGGGCCTCGTCGGCCGGCAGCTGTGGGAGCAGTCCGGATTGCGCCCCGACGACATGGATCTGGCGATCCTTTACGACCATTTCACCCCGTACACCCTGCTCCAGCTCGAAGAGCTGGGCTTCTGCGGTCGTGGCGAGGCAAAGGATTTCGTCGCCGAGCCGGGCGCGCTGGAAGTGGGTGGGTGGTTGCCGCTCAACACCCACGGCGGCCAGCTCGGTGAGGCCTACATCCACGGCATGAACGGCATCGCCGAAGGTGTACGGCAACTGCGCGGCACCTCGGTCAACCAGGTCGACGATGCGACGAGGGTCGTCGTGACCGCGGGCACCGGCGTCCCCACCAGCGGTCTGGTGCTGACCGCATGA
- a CDS encoding MaoC family dehydratase, giving the protein MTIEAAPAVEVGTRLPELTIEATPTFVVATALATRDFQDVHHDRDLAHAKGSKDIFVNILTDTGLVERFVTDWAGPSARITTITLKLGVPWYAYDAVRLTGEVTACDKDAVTVSVVGTNSLGKHVISTVSLTLHTGAK; this is encoded by the coding sequence ATGACCATCGAGGCGGCACCGGCCGTGGAGGTGGGAACGAGGTTGCCGGAGTTGACGATCGAGGCCACCCCGACCTTCGTCGTGGCGACAGCGCTGGCCACCCGCGACTTCCAGGACGTGCACCACGACCGGGATCTCGCGCACGCCAAGGGCTCCAAGGACATCTTCGTCAACATCCTCACCGACACCGGACTGGTCGAGCGGTTCGTCACCGACTGGGCCGGCCCGTCGGCGCGCATCACCACGATCACCCTCAAGTTGGGGGTGCCCTGGTACGCCTACGATGCGGTGAGGTTGACCGGCGAGGTGACCGCATGCGATAAGGACGCGGTCACCGTGTCGGTGGTGGGTACCAATTCCCTTGGCAAACATGTCATCTCGACGGTCTCACTGACGTTGCACACAGGAGCGAAATGA